The genomic interval AGGGCTATGAATATGTGGATCTCGGCCGCTTCTGGCAGATTCTGCTCTTCAGCGGTCTGCTGCTCTGGCTGATTCTGGTGCTGCGCGGACTCTGGCCGGCACTGAAAAAGAAAGACGACAACCGTCATATGGTCGCCATCTTTATTTTCGCCGCCACAGCCATCGGCCTCTTCTATGCCTCCGGTTTTTTCTACGGAGCCAAAACCCATATCTCCGTCATGGAATACTGGCGCTGGTGGGTGGTCCATCTCTGGGTGGAAGGCTTCTTCGAAGTCTTCGCCACCATTGCCATCGCAACCATCTTCTGCAAGCTCGGTCTGGTCCGTGCGGGCAGCGCCAGCCGGGCCGTACTCTACTCCAGCTGCATCTTTCTGATCGGCGGAATTCCGGGCACGTTCCACCATCTCTACTTTTCCGGTACGCCTTTCTCCGTAGTGGCCATCGGGGCCATGTTCTCGGCACTAGAAGTGGTTCCCCTGCTGCTCATTGGCCTGGAAGCCCGGGAAACCAGCAGACATATCGAAAGCGCCGAATGGATGCAGCGCTATAAATGGCCGCTGACCTTTTTCATGGGCGTTGCCTTCTGGAATTTTGTAGGGGCCGGCGTATTCGGCTTCCTGATCAATCCTCCGATCGCGCTGTATTATATGCAGGGCCTCAACACCACACCGGTCCATGCCCATGCCGCTCTGTTCGGGGTTTACGGTTTACTCAGTCTCGGCCTGGTTCTGCTCGTTATCCGCTGCATTCAGCCCGACCGGGTATGGAACGACCGCGTACTGAAACTGGCCTACTGGGGCATGAACGGCGGACTTGCACTGATGATTGCACTGAGCCTGCTGCCTATCGGCATTGCCCAGACCGTTGCCAGCGTGGATGTCGGTCTCTGGTATGCGCGCAGTGCCGATTTTCTCCAGCAGGGCTGGGTGCAGAATCTGCGCTGGCTGCGGATGATCGGCGATGTGGTGTTTATGGCCGGTGTGTCCGGCCTCCTCTTCTTCGGAGCCGGCCTGCTGCGCCCCAAACCCGAAGGGAAAAAGAATTAATCCGACAGCCGCCGGCTGATATATTCATCCGCCGGCGGAACACCGCCCGCTGTAAAAGGAGAATAAACCATGCAACTTAAACAGAATACCGATTATGCGCTGCGCATCCTGATGTATGTCGCCAGAAGTAAAGAACCCCTGGTCTCCTCCCGGGAAATCAGCGAATTTTATGATATCTCCTACAGCCACGTGGTGAAAACCGTGAACCGCCTGGGTAAATTCGGCTATCTCGAACTCAAACGCGGCCGCTACGGCGGCGGCATCAGGCTGGGAAAGAATCCTGCAGAGATCGACATTGGAACCGTAGTGCGTCAGTTCGAAACCAACCTCGATATTGTGGAGTGTTTCGACGAAGACCGAAACCAATGCACCATTGCCGGCGGATGCCGGCTTAAAGCCCTGTTCCAGGATGCCCTGGGGCCTTCTTCGATGCCCTGGAAGGAAAAACTCTGGCCGACATCATTCCGGTGCCGGCCTCCAAATAAGGATCTGATTATGAATACACTCATCAACCCGAACATCACCGTAGGCAACCTTGTTGTTCGCCATCCGCAATTACGTCAGAAACTCGAAGAACTCGGTATTGATTACTGCTGCGGCGGAAAACGCCCACTGACCGAAGCCGTAGAAGCCGCCGGACAACACTGGCCGGAAACCGAAGCGGCTCTGCTGGCCGTACTGGAGCAGCGGCCGGAAATGGATTCCACCGACTGGAGCTCCGCTCCGCTGAGCGAACTGATCGACCATATTGTGAACACCCACCATGTGTTTACAAAGGAACAGCTGCCCCGCCTCGATGGACTGCTGGAAAAAGTACAGATTGCCCACGGAGAACATCATGGCGAAATGCTCGGGAAACTCAGGCTGGCCTATACAGCCATCCGGACCGAACTTGAATCCCACCTGATGAAAGAGGAACAGATTCTGTTTCCGCTGATTAAAGCCACCGAAGCCTTTATCAACGGTTCAGCCCCCAGACCCGTATCCCATTGCGGCAGTGTAGTCAATCCGATCCGCCAGATGGAAGTCGAGCACGACGATGCCGGAGACGAACTGGCGGTAATGCGGAAACTGACCGGAAACTACACCCTCCCGGATGGAGCCTGCCCGACCTTCGAGGCGCTG from Verrucomicrobia bacterium S94 carries:
- the ric gene encoding iron-sulfur cluster repair di-iron protein; the protein is MQLKQNTDYALRILMYVARSKEPLVSSREISEFYDISYSHVVKTVNRLGKFGYLELKRGRYGGGIRLGKNPAEIDIGTVVRQFETNLDIVECFDEDRNQCTIAGGCRLKALFQDALGPSSMPWKEKLWPTSFRCRPPNKDLIMNTLINPNITVGNLVVRHPQLRQKLEELGIDYCCGGKRPLTEAVEAAGQHWPETEAALLAVLEQRPEMDSTDWSSAPLSELIDHIVNTHHVFTKEQLPRLDGLLEKVQIAHGEHHGEMLGKLRLAYTAIRTELESHLMKEEQILFPLIKATEAFINGSAPRPVSHCGSVVNPIRQMEVEHDDAGDELAVMRKLTGNYTLPDGACPTFEALYDGLAALENDLHQHIHLENNILFPKAVKQEAQANA